One part of the Muntiacus reevesi chromosome 18, mMunRee1.1, whole genome shotgun sequence genome encodes these proteins:
- the AARSD1 gene encoding alanyl-tRNA editing protein Aarsd1, which translates to MAFLCQRDSYAREFTTTVVSCRPAELHTEGSNGKKEVLSGFQVVLEDTLLFPEGGGQPDDRGTINDISVLRVTRRGTQADHFTQTPLTPGTEVQVRVDWDRRFDHMQQHSGQHLITAVADDLFGLKTTSWELGRLRSVIELDSPSVTAEQVAAIEQSVNEKIRDRLPVNVRELSLDDPEVEQVRGRGLPDDHAGPIRVVTIKSVDSNMCCGTHVSNLSDLQVIKILGTEKGKKNKTNLIFLAGNRVLKWMERSHGTEKALTALLKCGAEDHVEAVKKLQNSSKLLQKNNLNLLRDLAVHIAHSLRNSPEYGGVIALHRKDGDSEFMNIIANEIGPEETLLFLTVGDEKGAGLFLLAGPAEAVETLGPRVAEVLEGKGAGKKGRFQGKATKMSRRAEVQALLQDFVSTQSAEE; encoded by the exons ATGGCGTTTCTGTGTCAGCGGGACAGCTACGCCAGAGAG TTCACAACCACTGTGGTCTCCTGCCGTCCCGCGGAGCTGCACACCGAAGGAAGCAACGGCAAGAAGGAAGTGCTGAGTGGTTTCCAAGTGGTACTGGAAGACACGCTGCTTTTCCCCGAGGGCGGGGGACAG CCTGATGACCGTGGTACAATCAATGACATCTCTGTGCTGAGAGTGACTCGCCGGGGCACCCAGGCTGATCATTTCACCCAGACACCCCTGACCCCTGGGACTGAGGTTCAAGTCCGGGTGGACTGGGATCGGAGGTTTGACCACATGCAGCAGCATTCAg GGCAGCATCTCATCACCGCAGTTGCTGATGATCTTTTTGGGCTGAAGACAACATCATG GGAGTTGGGGCGACTCCGGAGTGTCATTGAGCTGGACAGCCCCTCTGTGACTGCAGAGCAAGTAGCTGCCATCGAGCAGAGTGTCAATGAAAAAATCCGAGATCGGCTGCCAGTAAACGTGCGAGAACTGAGCCTGGATGATCCAGAGGTGGAGCAG GTGAGGGGCCGAGGTTTGCCGGATGATCACGCTGGGCCTATTCGAGTTGTTACCATCAAGAGCGTCGATTCCAACATGTGTTGTGGGACTCACGTGAGCAATCTCAGTGACCTTCAG GTCATTAAAATTCTGGGCactgagaaggggaaaaagaacaaaaccaacCTGATCTTCCTGGCTGGGAACCGGGTGCTGAAGTGGATGGAGAGGAGTCACGGCACTGAGAAGGCGCTCACGGCTCTGCTGAA GTGTGGAGCAGAGGACCACGTGGAAGCAGTGAAGAAGCTGCAGAATTCTAGCAAGCTCCTGCAGAAG AACAACCTGAATCTGCTCAGAGACCTGGCTGTGCACATTGCCCACAGCCTTAGGAACAGCCCGGAGTATGGAGGTGTGATCGCATTACACAG GAAGGATGGTGATTCTGAGTTCATGAATATCATCGCCAATGAGATTGGGCCAGAG GAGACCCTCCTCTTCTTAACTGTGGGGGATGAGAAAGGTGCTGGACTCTTCTTACTGGCAGGACCAGCTGAGGCCGTGGAGACCCTGGGGCCCAG GGTGGCTGAGGTGCTGGAAGGCAAGGGCGCTGGGAAGAAAGGCCGCTTTCAGGGCAAGGCCACCAAGATGAGCCGGCGGGCAGAGGTGCAGGCGCTTCTCCAGGACTTCGTCAGCACGCAGAGCGCAGAGGAGTGA
- the RUNDC1 gene encoding RUN domain-containing protein 1, producing the protein MAAVEAAAEPVTGLAGAGPKAKDEEEEEEESLPPCEAVRWAPVGAVAEAGPGAAAFSEEAAAEEPGVVPGSPPDSPGRTLRRLRAERRRLDSALLALSSHFAQVQFRLRQVVRGAPAEQQRLLRELEDFAFRGCPHVLGYGGSEDPASDDGDGLPGDRPRLRGEDQSEQEKRERLETQREKQKELILQLKTQLDDLETFAYQEGSYDSLPQSVVLERQRVIIDELIKKLDMNLNEDLSSLSTEELRQRVDAAVAQIVNPARVKEQLVEQLKTQIRDLEMFINFIQDEVGSPLQTGSGHCECKASGKTGSDSSRTGSSRLPPGNSKTKAEDVKRVRETGLHLMRRALAVLQIFAVSQFGCATGQIPQPLWPRGQADRDYSPLLKRLEASVDRVKLLALRHQAHGHVTGSASLQDLSLGGKDELTVAVRKELTAAVRDLLAHGLYAPSPGMSLVMAPIACLLPAFSSAPEAMHPWELFVKYYHAKNGRAYVESPARKLSQSFALPVTGGTVVTPKQSLLTAIHMVLTEHDPFKRSADSELKALVCMALNEQRLVSWMNLICKSGSLIEPHYQPWSYMAHTGFESALNLLSRLSSLKFSLPVDLAVRQLKNIKDAF; encoded by the exons ATGGCGGCTGTCGAAGCGGCTGCGGAGCCGGTAACTGGGCTGGCGGGCGCTGGACCAAAGGCAAAAgacgaagaggaggaggaagaggagtcgCTGCCGCCATGCGAGGCAGTGCGGTGGGCGCCGGTGGGGGCGGTGGCGGAGGCCGGGCCCGGAGCGGCGGCCTTCTCCGAAGAGGCGGCAGCCGAGGAGCCCGGAGTGGTCCCCGGCTCCCCGCCGGACTCCCCCGGCCGGACGCTACGGCGGCTGCGGGCCGAGAGGCGGCGGCTGGACTCGGCGCTGCTCGCGCTGTCCTCGCATTTCGCGCAGGTGCAGTTTCGCTTGCGGCAGGTGGTACGCGGGGCGCCGGCGGAGCAGCAGCGCCTCCTGCGCGAGCTCGAGGACTTCGCCTTCCGTGGCTGCCCTCACGTCCTGGGTTACGGGGGCTCGGAGGACCCGGCCAGCGATGATGGCGACGGGCTGCCGGGGGACCGACCACGGTTACGGGGCGAGGACCAG agtGAGCAGGAGAAGCGGGAACGTCTGGAAACCCAAAGGGAGAAGCAAAAAGAACTGATCCTGCAGCTCAAAACCCAGCTCGATGACCTGGAAACATTTGCCTATCAAGAGGGCAGTTATGACTCCCTTCCGCAGTCTGTGGTCTTGGAAAGACAGCGG GTGATCATTGATGAGTTAATAAAGAaactggacatgaatctgaatgAGGACCTCAGCTCACTGTCCACTGAGGAGCTTCGGCAGCGTGTGGATGCTGCTGTGGCTCAAATTGTCAACCCAGCCCGAGTGAAAGAACAGCTGGTTGAGCAGCTGAAAACTCAGATCCGAGACCTCGAGATGTTCATCAACTTCATCCAAG ATGAAGTAGGAAGCCCATTACAGACAGGGAGTGGACACTGTGAGTGCAAGGCCAGCGGGAAGACAGGAAGTGACTCCAGCAGAACTGGCAGCAGCAGACTGCCTCCAGGAAACAGCAAAA CGAAGGCAGAAGATGTGAAGAGAGTTCGGGAGACAGGGCTGCATCTGATGCGGCGAGCACTGGCAGTGCTGCAGATCTTTGCCGTCAGCCAGTTCGGGTGTGCCACGGGCCAGATCCCGCAGCCCCTGTGGCCGAGGGGCCAGGCCGACAGGGACTACTCTCCCTTGCTGAAGAGGCTGGAGGCCTCAGTAGACCGGGTGAAGCTGCTCGCCCTGAGACACCAGGCGCACGGGCATGTCACCGGCTCCGCCAGCCTCCAGGACCTCTCCCTGGGAGGCAAGGATGAGCTGACGGTGGCTGTGCGGAAGGAGCTGACAGCAGCTGTGAGGGACCTGCTGGCCCACGGACTGTACGCCCCCTCGCCAGGGATGAGCCTCGTCATGGCCCCCATCGCCTGTCTTCTGCCCGCCTTCTCCTCGGCCCCCGAGGCCATGCACCCCTGGGAGCTCTTTGTAAAGTACTACCACGCCAAGAACGGCCGAGCGTACGTGGAATCCCCAGCACGAAAGCTCTCGCAGTCTTTCGCCTTGCCCGTCACAGGAGGCACTGTGGTGACGCCCAAGCAGAGCCTGCTGACAGCCATCCACATGGTGCTGACGGAGCACGACCCTTTCAAGCGCAGCGCAGACTCGGAGCTGAAGGCCTTGGTGTGCATGGCGCTGAATGAGCAGCGTCTCGTGTCCTGGATGAACCTCATCTGCAAGTCGGGGTCGCTCATCGAGCCCCACTACCAGCCCTGGAGCTACATGGCACACACAGGCTTTGAGAGTGCCCTCAACCTGCTCAGCCGCCTCAGCAGCCTCAAGTTCAGCCTCCCTGTCGACCTTGCTGTGCGCCAGCTCAAGAACATCAAAGACGCCTTTTGA
- the PTGES3L gene encoding putative protein PTGES3L isoform X1 has product MARQHARTLWYDRPKYVFMEFCVEDSTDVHVLIEDYRIVFSCKNPDGVEFYNEIEFYAKVNCKDSQDKRSGRSITCFVRKWKEKVAWPRLTKEDIKPVWLSVDFDNWRDWEGDEEVELAQVEHYAELLKKVSTKGPPPAMDDLDDDSDSADATSN; this is encoded by the exons ATGGCACG GCAGCATGCCCGGACCCTGTGGTACGACAGGCCCAAGTATGTGTTCATGGAGTTTTGTGTTGAGGACAGCACGGATGTCCACGTGCTCATCGAAGACTACCGCATTGTGTTCAG CTGCAAGAATCCTGATGGAGTGGAGTTTTACAATGAGATTGAGTTCTATGCCAAGGTGAACTGCAAG GACTCCCAGGATAAGCGCTCTGGCCGCTCTATTACTTGCTTTGTGAGGAAATGGAAGGAGAAGGTGGCCTGGCCCAGGCTCACCAAGGAGGATATCAAG CCAGTGTGGCTGTCTGTGGACTTTGATAACTGGAGAGACTGGGAAGGGGATGAAGAAGTGGAGCTGGCTCAGGTGGAGCATTATGCAGAG CTTTTGAAAAAGGTCAGCACCAAGGGACCACCCCCTGCAATGGATGATCTGGAT GATGATTCTGACAGTGCTGATGCAACAAGTAATTAA
- the PTGES3L gene encoding putative protein PTGES3L isoform X2, with product MEFCVEDSTDVHVLIEDYRIVFSCKNPDGVEFYNEIEFYAKVNCKDSQDKRSGRSITCFVRKWKEKVAWPRLTKEDIKPVWLSVDFDNWRDWEGDEEVELAQVEHYAELLKKVSTKGPPPAMDDLDDDSDSADATSN from the exons ATGGAGTTTTGTGTTGAGGACAGCACGGATGTCCACGTGCTCATCGAAGACTACCGCATTGTGTTCAG CTGCAAGAATCCTGATGGAGTGGAGTTTTACAATGAGATTGAGTTCTATGCCAAGGTGAACTGCAAG GACTCCCAGGATAAGCGCTCTGGCCGCTCTATTACTTGCTTTGTGAGGAAATGGAAGGAGAAGGTGGCCTGGCCCAGGCTCACCAAGGAGGATATCAAG CCAGTGTGGCTGTCTGTGGACTTTGATAACTGGAGAGACTGGGAAGGGGATGAAGAAGTGGAGCTGGCTCAGGTGGAGCATTATGCAGAG CTTTTGAAAAAGGTCAGCACCAAGGGACCACCCCCTGCAATGGATGATCTGGAT GATGATTCTGACAGTGCTGATGCAACAAGTAATTAA
- the RPL27 gene encoding large ribosomal subunit protein eL27, producing the protein MGKFMKPGKVVLVLAGRYSGRKAVIVKNIDDGTSDRPYSHALVAGIDRYPRKVTAAMGKKKIAKRSKIKSFVKVYNYNHLMPTRYSVDIPLDKTVVNKDVFRDPALKRKARREAKVKFEERYKTGKNKWFFQKLRF; encoded by the exons ATGGGCAAGTTCATGAAACCCGGGAAAGTGGTGCTGGTCCTGGCCGGTCGCTACTCCGGACGCAAAGCGGTCATCGTGAAG AACATTGATGACGGCACCTCAGACCGACCCTACAGCCACGCTCTGGTGGCTGGAATTGATCGCTATCCCCGCAAAGTGACAGCTGCCATGGGCAAGAAGAAAATCGCCAAGAGGTCAAAGATCAAGTCTTTTGTGAAAGTTTATAATTATAATCACCTCATGCCCACAAG GTACTCTGTGGATATCCCCTTGGATAAAACTGTTGTCAACAAGGATGTCTTCAGAGACCCTGCTCTCAAACGCAAGGCCCGGCGAGAGGCAAAGGTCAAGTTTGAGGAGAG ATACAAGACGGGCAAGAACAAGTGGTTCTTCCAGAAGCTGCGGTTTTAG